In a genomic window of Temperatibacter marinus:
- a CDS encoding glutamine synthetase family protein yields the protein MTDAKSIEEVNQWLKANNIDDIECMVADVAGIARGKSMPRQKFIDDIQTRSLRLPETLFGMTVHGDFALNDDMQETEQDIILVPDLTTICKTPWQSEPTASVICASEYEDGTPVHFAPREILQKVIKLYHDEGWQPIVAPEFEFYLLEKQETVTADPRPPVGMSGRRDVGTSPYSIDSLDEFASYFDDIYNACEDQNIDVDTLIHEGGQGQYEFNVIHGDALKVADQSFLFKRIIRQVALHHEMFASFMASPYPETFGSAMHIHQSVVDLQTGKNIFSKDDGSDTPLFTSYIGGLQKHLSNCLPLLAPYVNSYIRFGSGWSCPTNTHWGRENRSVGLRVPSGAPESRRIENRIAGSDVNPYLAIAASLACGYIGMKEGVKASAEFKGSAYEARGRALPRHYLDGLKNFGNSDAMKEIFGAEFIRTYIQVKEMEYDDYANYLSPWEKKYLMLHV from the coding sequence ATGACAGATGCCAAAAGCATCGAAGAAGTAAATCAATGGCTTAAGGCCAATAATATCGATGATATAGAATGTATGGTGGCTGATGTCGCCGGAATCGCTCGCGGGAAATCAATGCCCCGTCAAAAATTCATCGATGATATTCAAACACGCAGTCTACGGTTGCCAGAAACTCTTTTTGGCATGACAGTTCACGGTGATTTTGCCTTGAATGATGATATGCAAGAAACCGAACAAGATATTATCCTTGTCCCAGATCTCACCACCATTTGTAAAACACCTTGGCAGAGTGAGCCAACTGCCAGTGTCATCTGCGCCAGTGAATATGAAGATGGTACGCCAGTCCATTTTGCTCCCCGCGAAATATTGCAAAAAGTCATAAAACTTTATCATGATGAAGGTTGGCAGCCAATTGTTGCCCCTGAATTTGAATTCTATCTATTGGAAAAACAAGAAACTGTCACAGCCGATCCACGCCCCCCCGTCGGCATGTCCGGCAGGAGAGACGTGGGCACAAGCCCCTATTCTATTGATAGCCTTGATGAATTCGCCTCTTATTTTGATGACATTTATAATGCATGCGAAGATCAAAATATTGATGTAGACACTCTGATCCATGAAGGCGGTCAAGGGCAGTATGAATTTAATGTAATTCACGGAGATGCTTTAAAAGTTGCAGATCAAAGCTTTCTCTTTAAGCGCATTATTCGTCAAGTGGCTCTACACCATGAAATGTTTGCGAGCTTTATGGCGAGTCCTTATCCAGAAACTTTTGGCTCTGCTATGCATATTCACCAATCTGTGGTTGATTTACAAACAGGGAAAAATATCTTTTCAAAAGACGATGGCAGCGATACTCCCTTATTTACATCCTACATTGGTGGCTTACAAAAGCATTTATCAAATTGCCTACCACTCCTCGCCCCTTACGTGAATAGCTACATTCGCTTTGGATCTGGTTGGTCCTGCCCGACCAATACACATTGGGGGAGAGAAAATCGTTCTGTCGGACTTCGGGTTCCTTCTGGTGCACCTGAATCTCGTCGAATTGAGAATCGAATTGCTGGCTCTGACGTCAATCCTTACTTAGCAATCGCTGCTTCCCTTGCCTGTGGCTATATAGGCATGAAAGAAGGCGTAAAGGCCTCTGCAGAGTTTAAAGGCTCTGCTTATGAAGCACGAGGCCGTGCTCTGCCGCGTCATTATCTAGATGGTCTAAAAAACTTCGGTAATAGTGACGCAATGAAAGAAATTTTCGGTGCGGAATTCATCAGAACTTATATTCAAGTTAAAGAAATGGAATATGATGATTATGCCAACTATCTCAGCCCGTGGGAAAAGAAATATTTAATGCTTCATGTATAA
- a CDS encoding glutamine synthetase family protein, producing MSNSFEIEVQEFLSKNADIDTVDVIISDMNGIFRVKKTTLESLEKLSKDKFFLSSSVSFLSTTGDSLECTFRDLGADPDRLCRPVLGSLKRVPWQKHPTAQVQIYMCELDGSPWFAESRSLLKKQIDLLSKQGLTATAAYEYEFYLFEPSLSPPQVKHAPNGMPEAFGDNYLNADIQMDFDAVLQDIKKACVVQDIPVDGIITECANGQFEVNLHHVSDPMSAADYALLLKRVIRNVAQQHDMLASFMAKPLAGHTGSGMHLHLSLCDQGGQNIFADDEGDTLLRYGIGGLLDVMEDGLALLAPNANSYRRFDPDMYVPMHKSWGLNNRRVAIRVPLSDTKNKRFEYRIAGADANPYHLMTIVLSGVMHGFNNKIQPIEAINEFDDVIERIPLPVRWFTALEIYQRSEFMKEILGERFHELYHRIRKQEEAETHQDFASLEYSKYLRIL from the coding sequence GTGTCTAATTCTTTTGAAATTGAAGTGCAGGAATTTCTATCAAAGAATGCAGATATAGATACTGTTGATGTCATAATTTCTGACATGAATGGCATTTTCCGCGTCAAAAAAACAACGTTGGAGTCGTTGGAAAAACTTTCCAAGGATAAATTTTTTCTGTCATCCTCTGTTAGCTTTCTCTCCACGACAGGCGATAGTTTAGAGTGTACTTTCCGAGATTTGGGCGCGGATCCTGACAGATTATGCCGACCAGTTCTCGGAAGCTTAAAAAGAGTACCTTGGCAAAAGCATCCTACAGCTCAAGTCCAAATATATATGTGTGAGCTTGATGGCAGCCCTTGGTTTGCTGAAAGCCGCTCTCTGTTAAAGAAACAAATAGACTTACTCTCAAAACAAGGGCTAACTGCCACTGCTGCATATGAGTATGAGTTTTATCTCTTTGAGCCAAGTCTGAGTCCGCCCCAAGTGAAACATGCACCAAACGGCATGCCTGAGGCGTTCGGAGACAACTATCTTAATGCAGATATCCAAATGGATTTTGATGCCGTACTACAAGATATAAAGAAAGCCTGTGTGGTTCAGGATATCCCAGTCGACGGTATTATCACTGAATGCGCGAATGGACAATTTGAAGTGAATTTACACCATGTTTCAGATCCCATGAGTGCTGCCGATTATGCGTTGTTATTAAAACGTGTAATTAGAAATGTGGCTCAGCAACACGACATGTTAGCATCTTTTATGGCAAAACCTCTTGCAGGCCACACCGGTAGTGGCATGCACCTACATCTGAGTCTGTGTGATCAAGGCGGGCAGAATATTTTCGCGGATGATGAGGGGGATACGCTTCTAAGATATGGTATCGGCGGACTTTTAGATGTCATGGAAGATGGCCTGGCACTTCTGGCTCCTAACGCGAATAGTTACAGACGTTTCGACCCTGATATGTATGTTCCAATGCATAAAAGTTGGGGCCTGAACAATCGTCGAGTGGCCATAAGGGTGCCACTCTCTGATACAAAGAATAAACGCTTTGAATATCGAATTGCTGGGGCTGATGCTAATCCATATCATCTGATGACGATCGTTCTTTCTGGTGTAATGCATGGCTTTAATAATAAGATACAACCTATTGAAGCAATAAATGAATTTGACGATGTGATTGAGAGAATCCCTCTACCTGTCCGGTGGTTTACTGCTCTTGAAATTTATCAGAGGAGTGAATTTATGAAAGAAATTTTGGGGGAGCGGTTTCACGAGTTATATCATCGTATAAGGAAACAAGAAGAGGCTGAAACACATCAAGATTTTGCCTCACTAGAATATTCAAAATATTTAAGAATTTTATAA
- a CDS encoding NAD(P)/FAD-dependent oxidoreductase, whose amino-acid sequence MQYKDSIHSNDLSDSYYSAYRRDIDMFDRLEGAVDVDVAIVGAGFSGISAALQLAEKGFKVVVLEQNQVGWGASGRNGGQLIGGYGQDLANYEDIKNTFGSDNAKAVFDMGIECVDIVSDVIEKYNIDCDLKWGYLDAAMKKSELKELQETAETMERLGYPHKMQCYTDKSSLKEVIDSNQYMGGLVNMGWGHLQPLDLVRGEARAAQRLGVKIYEEIEVIEIERGDRVSLKTRKGQVSAAQVIVAGNAYLGKLEPKLAARVLPAGSYIIATERLEPEVINRLMPADYAVCDQRWALDYFRMSADGRLLFGGLANYSARHPASIKKALLPNMLKVFPQLDDVRIDYEWGGYIGIGLNRIPQVGQLDHNIYYAQAYSGHGVAPTHMSARLITEAISGDKSRFDIMAKVRHKAFPGGRLFRQPLLAAGMSFYKFRDMIGL is encoded by the coding sequence ATGCAATATAAAGATAGTATTCATTCTAACGATTTATCAGATTCCTATTATTCAGCTTATCGGCGGGACATCGACATGTTTGACCGGCTTGAGGGGGCTGTAGATGTCGATGTTGCTATTGTCGGGGCTGGTTTTTCAGGTATCTCAGCGGCTCTACAATTGGCTGAAAAAGGGTTTAAAGTAGTCGTTCTTGAACAAAATCAAGTTGGATGGGGTGCGTCGGGGCGAAACGGTGGCCAATTAATTGGCGGCTACGGTCAAGATTTAGCAAATTATGAGGACATTAAAAACACCTTTGGCTCTGATAATGCCAAAGCAGTTTTTGATATGGGGATTGAATGCGTCGATATCGTCTCTGACGTAATAGAAAAATATAACATCGATTGTGATCTGAAGTGGGGCTATTTAGATGCTGCAATGAAGAAATCAGAACTGAAAGAGCTACAGGAGACTGCCGAGACCATGGAACGTCTTGGGTATCCGCATAAAATGCAGTGTTACACAGATAAAAGCTCCTTGAAAGAGGTGATAGATAGCAACCAGTATATGGGCGGCCTTGTTAATATGGGCTGGGGGCATCTTCAACCTTTAGATTTGGTGAGAGGCGAAGCGAGAGCCGCTCAACGTTTAGGGGTTAAAATCTATGAAGAAATTGAAGTAATCGAGATTGAGCGCGGTGATCGAGTCTCCTTGAAAACGAGAAAAGGGCAAGTTTCCGCAGCTCAAGTGATTGTGGCGGGCAATGCTTATCTTGGTAAATTAGAACCCAAGTTGGCGGCCAGAGTTTTGCCCGCTGGCAGTTATATTATTGCCACTGAACGCCTTGAACCTGAGGTTATTAATCGCTTGATGCCTGCTGACTATGCGGTCTGTGATCAACGATGGGCTCTTGATTATTTTAGAATGTCCGCAGACGGCCGTTTGTTGTTTGGGGGGCTTGCAAATTATTCTGCAAGGCATCCAGCTTCTATCAAGAAAGCTCTTTTACCCAATATGCTTAAAGTCTTTCCACAGCTTGATGATGTTCGTATCGATTATGAATGGGGTGGTTATATAGGTATCGGACTCAATCGCATTCCACAAGTTGGTCAACTTGATCATAATATTTATTATGCTCAAGCTTATAGTGGCCACGGCGTTGCTCCGACTCATATGTCAGCCCGCCTAATTACTGAAGCCATATCAGGTGATAAATCTCGCTTTGATATCATGGCAAAAGTCAGACACAAAGCTTTTCCCGGCGGACGTCTTTTCCGTCAACCTCTGCTCGCTGCAGGGATGTCCTTTTACAAATTTAGAGATATGATCGGGTTGTAA
- a CDS encoding tetratricopeptide repeat-containing sulfotransferase family protein — translation MTQAKSSPKMEDVDVRKFLKRGYDAFNSGSLEQAIQCAKLVLKYRPDVAEAHFLVGLLSLEQKKYNMASKAFQTVTNLNPQSSAGYAQLARVFVIMGQYNNAQLALDTFESLPVSEANVMDIAGTAYSLTGRQDKAVTWYTKAIDTEARPLFKLNRAKALMFTGDFGQARRDLDEIIQTNPEAGMPHWMLSRLSKAQDKGHIEQMLPLAQSLDNCSVDAPFLWYGLGKEYEDLEEWDSAIQAYKRGAIAQRSQIAYDEEVERELFKALHKTFTAEWFSSKRGEGVTTKAPIFIIGQPRTGTTLVERILSAHNDVHSAGELQQFRLALRQITNVNSPHVMDATVIDAAKDMDVTELGQLYLDTSQSMRGDKLHFVDKLPVNYMYAPLIAAALPGAKFIHLVRGAEDSCVSSFKQLFADAYAHSYDLEEMARHHLRYRRLMDQWRHVLGGRMFEISYESLVQDVEKHAQDLIKFVGLEWEEACLDFHTQKAAVTTASAAQVREKAHTNSVERWRRFEQHLEPMLTILSQSDVHKG, via the coding sequence ATGACGCAGGCCAAGTCCTCGCCAAAAATGGAAGATGTCGATGTCCGTAAATTTCTCAAACGGGGCTATGATGCTTTTAATTCTGGCTCCTTAGAGCAGGCTATTCAGTGTGCAAAACTTGTTCTGAAATACCGACCTGATGTTGCTGAAGCACATTTTCTCGTTGGTCTATTATCTCTTGAGCAGAAGAAATATAATATGGCTTCCAAGGCCTTTCAAACAGTGACGAATCTTAACCCTCAATCGTCTGCAGGATATGCGCAGTTGGCACGGGTTTTTGTTATCATGGGTCAGTATAATAACGCTCAGCTTGCGCTCGATACTTTTGAAAGCTTACCTGTATCTGAAGCCAATGTCATGGATATCGCTGGTACGGCTTATTCTTTGACAGGGCGCCAAGATAAAGCTGTTACTTGGTATACAAAAGCAATTGACACTGAAGCCCGGCCCTTGTTTAAATTAAATAGAGCCAAAGCGCTCATGTTTACAGGGGATTTTGGTCAAGCAAGGCGCGATTTAGACGAAATAATTCAAACAAACCCCGAAGCCGGCATGCCGCATTGGATGCTCTCCCGCCTGTCAAAGGCCCAAGATAAAGGTCATATTGAACAGATGCTGCCTCTCGCACAGAGTTTGGATAATTGCAGTGTTGACGCACCCTTTCTATGGTATGGGCTAGGCAAAGAATATGAAGATCTTGAGGAATGGGACTCTGCTATTCAGGCATATAAACGGGGTGCGATCGCACAACGGTCCCAAATTGCCTATGATGAAGAGGTCGAAAGAGAGCTTTTTAAAGCCTTGCATAAGACCTTCACTGCGGAATGGTTCAGTAGCAAACGGGGAGAGGGGGTTACAACCAAAGCGCCGATATTCATTATCGGCCAACCTCGAACGGGAACAACCCTAGTTGAGCGCATTCTAAGTGCTCACAATGATGTTCATTCTGCGGGTGAATTACAACAGTTTAGATTGGCATTAAGACAAATTACAAATGTCAACAGCCCCCATGTTATGGATGCCACTGTAATAGACGCAGCTAAGGATATGGATGTTACAGAACTGGGGCAGCTATATTTAGACACCAGTCAGTCCATGCGAGGCGATAAACTGCATTTTGTTGATAAATTGCCAGTTAATTATATGTATGCACCTCTAATTGCTGCGGCTTTGCCAGGTGCAAAATTTATACATTTGGTTCGTGGTGCTGAGGACAGTTGCGTTTCTAGTTTTAAACAACTGTTTGCAGATGCATATGCGCATTCTTATGATCTTGAAGAAATGGCCCGACATCACCTTCGGTATCGTCGTTTGATGGACCAGTGGAGGCATGTTCTCGGAGGAAGGATGTTCGAGATCTCCTATGAATCTCTCGTTCAAGATGTGGAAAAGCATGCTCAAGATCTCATTAAATTTGTTGGTTTAGAGTGGGAAGAGGCTTGTTTAGACTTTCATACTCAAAAAGCGGCAGTTACAACTGCAAGTGCGGCACAGGTAAGAGAAAAAGCTCACACCAATTCAGTCGAAAGGTGGCGGCGATTTGAGCAGCACCTTGAGCCGATGTTGACTATTTTGTCACAGTCTGATGTGCATAAAGGCTAA
- a CDS encoding TonB-dependent receptor, with protein MAQLSIKKFGLYAGVSVYALAQTSPVLAQDSDELMLEEIVVTAQKRSENVSDVPLSISAFDGNFTKRTNLDDVKDLIKFSPGFAGNTKDSFIDYVNVRGISTNDFGVGTDPSVAFFKNGFYQGRNGAVVTSMYDMERAEIMRGPQGFLFGRSAIAGAISVHTSKPKIGEFSGYIEGGIGERGIFEGESSFNIPVSDQFAVRIAGYASKENGYLENVKKPNNKDRGHHGKGALRLSALYEGEGWDATLVLEGEERKQSGSVYHPIEGDETLELYKEIFPGVDFTTFNDERKFNASESLGNDDNSSILSATATINYQLDGALLTSMTGYKRHDYQYAEDFGGLPVATNSYKQTQYGDYFEQELRLVGETDGDLDWYAGVSYFDEKIRTRFSQQANENAICGYYYYYYYGTRTCKQLFEYWEYPEFSASDKHLFEVNRVEGDYSGWSAYADLTYAASEMLDYSFGLRYSKETKDFAMRAYPVASELGPWYSIGFTTDGYISDSRSWDAFTPRFTARYRPNDDVMLFASISRGYKAGGFNSFGANLIDADEDLIADAGSTPQSFDAEKVWSYEVGYKATLMNSRLKVDGSLYHYNYKDLQTVIYDPTAFVVNVGKVKATGFEGSAQMIVTENFDLFATISYNKNKFSGAESIEPGSTGNRLPGMPKWTTSGVARYHTDIADQGELSVSLDWRAQTQTFGGLANEGLGTVSGWSDFSFRVGFESDAGWEVTAYVENLFDKIYFDGAEENDDFIPGHYFGMSRPRTVGISFSMPFGD; from the coding sequence ATGGCTCAACTCTCAATAAAGAAATTTGGTTTATACGCTGGTGTTTCAGTTTATGCACTGGCACAAACAAGCCCTGTATTAGCACAGGATTCAGATGAATTGATGCTAGAAGAGATAGTGGTGACAGCTCAGAAAAGAAGTGAAAATGTTTCTGATGTACCGCTTTCTATCTCGGCCTTTGATGGGAATTTTACAAAACGCACAAATCTTGATGATGTGAAGGATTTGATTAAATTTTCACCAGGTTTCGCTGGCAACACCAAAGATAGTTTTATTGATTATGTGAATGTACGAGGTATCTCGACCAATGATTTTGGTGTGGGGACAGATCCATCAGTGGCTTTCTTTAAAAATGGATTTTATCAAGGCCGCAACGGGGCTGTTGTTACATCAATGTATGATATGGAACGGGCAGAGATTATGCGCGGACCTCAAGGTTTTCTCTTTGGACGGTCTGCTATTGCAGGGGCAATAAGTGTCCATACATCTAAGCCAAAAATTGGTGAATTTAGCGGGTATATTGAAGGCGGTATCGGGGAGCGCGGAATCTTTGAGGGTGAAAGCTCTTTTAACATTCCTGTTTCCGATCAATTTGCTGTTCGCATTGCTGGATATGCAAGCAAAGAGAATGGCTATCTCGAAAATGTAAAGAAGCCAAACAATAAAGACCGTGGTCATCACGGAAAAGGCGCTCTTCGACTGTCTGCCCTTTATGAAGGGGAAGGTTGGGACGCAACGCTTGTCTTAGAAGGTGAAGAGCGGAAGCAGTCAGGCTCAGTTTATCATCCTATAGAAGGCGATGAAACCCTAGAGCTCTATAAGGAGATCTTTCCAGGCGTAGATTTTACAACATTTAACGATGAACGTAAATTTAACGCCAGTGAAAGCCTCGGGAATGATGATAACAGCAGCATACTTTCTGCGACGGCGACCATCAACTATCAGTTAGATGGTGCGTTGCTCACATCAATGACAGGTTATAAGCGGCATGATTATCAATATGCAGAAGACTTTGGGGGTTTACCTGTTGCGACCAATAGCTACAAACAGACTCAATATGGAGATTACTTCGAACAAGAACTGCGCCTTGTAGGGGAGACAGATGGGGATCTTGATTGGTATGCAGGGGTCTCTTATTTTGATGAGAAGATTAGAACAAGATTCTCTCAGCAGGCGAACGAGAATGCAATCTGCGGCTATTACTATTATTACTATTATGGAACGCGCACTTGTAAGCAACTTTTTGAGTATTGGGAATATCCAGAATTTTCTGCATCAGATAAACACTTGTTTGAAGTGAATCGCGTCGAAGGTGATTACAGTGGATGGAGCGCTTACGCTGATCTAACTTACGCAGCCTCTGAGATGTTGGATTATAGTTTTGGCCTTCGCTATTCGAAAGAGACCAAAGACTTTGCGATGCGCGCTTATCCTGTCGCATCAGAACTTGGTCCTTGGTACTCAATTGGGTTTACAACAGATGGTTATATCTCTGACAGTCGCTCATGGGATGCTTTCACGCCTCGGTTTACGGCGCGCTATCGCCCTAACGACGATGTGATGCTTTTTGCAAGCATTTCTCGTGGTTACAAAGCTGGGGGCTTCAATAGTTTTGGTGCAAACCTTATAGATGCAGACGAAGATCTAATCGCGGATGCTGGCTCGACACCACAGTCTTTTGATGCTGAAAAAGTCTGGTCTTATGAAGTGGGCTATAAAGCAACATTAATGAACAGTCGCTTGAAAGTGGATGGTTCTCTTTATCATTATAACTATAAAGACTTACAGACGGTTATTTATGACCCTACGGCTTTTGTGGTGAATGTAGGTAAGGTAAAAGCTACAGGTTTTGAGGGATCTGCTCAGATGATTGTGACAGAGAACTTTGATCTCTTTGCAACGATTTCTTATAACAAAAATAAATTCTCAGGTGCTGAATCTATAGAGCCAGGCAGTACAGGCAATCGACTTCCTGGTATGCCTAAGTGGACAACGTCTGGCGTTGCAAGATATCACACCGATATTGCTGATCAGGGTGAGTTATCTGTTTCTCTAGATTGGCGTGCACAAACACAGACATTTGGCGGATTGGCAAATGAAGGACTGGGAACTGTTTCTGGCTGGTCGGATTTTTCTTTCAGGGTTGGGTTTGAATCAGATGCTGGCTGGGAAGTAACAGCTTACGTAGAAAATCTCTTTGATAAGATATACTTTGACGGGGCGGAAGAGAATGATGATTTTATTCCAGGTCATTATTTTGGAATGAGCAGACCGAGAACTGTGGGCATTAGTTTTAGCATGCCATTCGGGGATTAG
- a CDS encoding Lrp/AsnC ligand binding domain-containing protein, producing the protein MKTVFVQIKCELGRTYDVAAYLADEVEEVRSVYSTSGQYDLLAQFTLSDDQEIGRFVNSKVQTAPGLKDTYTIIGLNAFTEDAAPGPDKI; encoded by the coding sequence ATGAAAACCGTATTTGTCCAAATAAAATGTGAACTTGGTAGAACCTATGATGTTGCAGCTTACCTTGCAGACGAAGTTGAAGAAGTCAGAAGTGTTTATTCCACATCCGGACAGTACGACTTGCTCGCCCAATTCACATTAAGCGACGATCAAGAAATTGGGCGCTTTGTGAATAGCAAGGTTCAGACAGCCCCCGGTCTAAAAGATACGTATACGATCATCGGACTTAACGCCTTCACTGAGGATGCTGCACCAGGTCCAGACAAAATTTAA
- a CDS encoding STAS domain-containing protein has protein sequence MSQSESVYTLPAVLDLLCVESLHETCSRLLDNDCDVTLDTSDVVRITTSAIQVLYALSLSLQKRGNQLHIINLNDTVKEAFKMIGLENNLSEWS, from the coding sequence GTGTCTCAATCTGAATCTGTATATACACTGCCTGCAGTGTTGGACCTACTTTGTGTGGAAAGTCTACATGAGACGTGTTCACGATTGTTGGACAATGATTGTGATGTCACACTCGATACTTCAGATGTTGTTCGAATTACGACATCTGCAATTCAAGTGTTATATGCCCTCTCTCTTTCTTTGCAAAAGCGCGGAAACCAATTACACATAATAAATCTTAACGATACAGTTAAAGAAGCATTCAAGATGATCGGTCTTGAAAATAATCTGAGTGAATGGAGTTAA
- a CDS encoding response regulator, producing MAKKVLAVDDSKTMRDMVSFTLSGAGFEVILAEDGAHALSVLNGQSVDLVITDVNMPNMNGIELVGKLRENPLYKTVPILILTTESDDSIKGQGRAAGATGWIVKPFVPDKLLKVVAKVCP from the coding sequence ATGGCAAAAAAGGTACTAGCTGTTGATGATAGTAAGACAATGCGAGACATGGTGTCTTTTACTTTATCAGGCGCAGGATTTGAAGTCATTCTAGCAGAAGACGGGGCGCATGCCTTGTCTGTTCTAAATGGCCAGTCGGTTGATTTGGTTATTACGGACGTGAATATGCCGAATATGAATGGAATTGAGCTTGTTGGTAAGCTTCGAGAGAATCCACTCTATAAAACAGTGCCCATTCTGATTTTAACGACAGAATCTGATGACTCTATCAAAGGCCAAGGCCGTGCTGCTGGCGCTACTGGCTGGATTGTTAAGCCTTTTGTGCCCGATAAACTTCTTAAAGTTGTTGCGAAAGTATGCCCCTAG